A region of Acidisarcina sp. DNA encodes the following proteins:
- a CDS encoding MFS transporter, translating to MTSLDSAQIASFALDGKKKSYNRFLLLVAGLGGLLYGVDVGIIGGALPYLEATSGLNAGQLSIIVAAVLLGSVISTLFAGLLADWMGRKTLMALSGLTFVLSIPMIALSHGYGPLFLGRLLQGISGGLIGVVVPLYLAECLSASTRGKGTGIFQWLLTLGIVAAALIGIYYSYRVEAVARVSDAASILAFKDQAWRRIFWVSLPPGLLFVIGSFLVAESPRWLFQHGKKELAYAALLRSRSPEQAEVEIKEMEETALAARSKSAAGAVKDSLLRRKYVIPFVLACVILFCNTATGVNSIIGYNTGILLQSGLSDVRAHWGYVILTMVNFLMTIVGMTLVDRKGRRFLMILGTVGITLSVTVVGTLFLKTEKSNVDCQNIVQQMVGPGQELTLRFDQNEANKLLAAKGYTGGEVNADHASLAVIYSYGDFTAATTFVRSDDPAGAPIQVTRASCVPTNRIEAFFKNPFADLNAARTAPLKIERALIGRVPDARHGWMVAIGLYAFMAFYALGPGVCVWLALSELMPTRIRSNGMSIALVINQMVSTTLAAIFLPVVSKYGYSTMFFLFAAFTVVYLITAAFFLPETKGKTLEEIEEYFEMAGKKRHAN from the coding sequence ATGACCTCTCTCGACTCCGCACAGATTGCTTCGTTTGCCCTCGATGGCAAGAAAAAAAGCTACAACCGCTTCCTCCTGCTCGTTGCTGGGCTTGGAGGTCTTCTGTATGGAGTTGACGTCGGGATTATTGGCGGAGCCCTCCCCTACCTCGAAGCTACTTCGGGCCTCAATGCCGGCCAGCTCTCTATCATTGTTGCGGCGGTGCTGCTGGGCAGCGTAATCTCCACCCTGTTTGCCGGCCTGCTGGCGGACTGGATGGGACGCAAGACGCTCATGGCCCTTAGCGGCCTCACGTTTGTTCTCAGCATCCCCATGATCGCGCTGTCTCACGGATATGGCCCACTGTTTCTCGGCCGGCTCCTGCAGGGCATCAGCGGCGGACTTATCGGGGTCGTCGTTCCCCTCTATCTCGCTGAGTGCCTCTCCGCTTCCACCCGCGGAAAAGGAACCGGTATCTTCCAGTGGTTGCTTACCCTCGGAATCGTCGCCGCGGCTCTGATCGGAATCTACTATAGCTATCGCGTGGAGGCCGTTGCCCGCGTCTCCGATGCCGCCAGCATCCTCGCCTTTAAGGATCAGGCCTGGCGCCGCATCTTCTGGGTTTCCCTTCCTCCCGGCCTCTTGTTCGTCATTGGCAGCTTCCTGGTTGCAGAGTCTCCGCGGTGGCTTTTCCAGCACGGGAAAAAAGAACTCGCCTACGCCGCTCTCCTGCGCTCCCGCAGCCCGGAGCAGGCTGAGGTCGAGATCAAGGAGATGGAAGAAACCGCACTCGCCGCGCGTTCCAAGTCCGCAGCCGGGGCGGTCAAAGACTCGCTCCTCCGCAGAAAATATGTAATCCCGTTTGTGCTGGCCTGCGTCATCCTTTTTTGCAACACCGCCACTGGCGTCAACTCCATCATCGGATACAACACCGGCATCCTGCTGCAGAGCGGTCTCTCCGATGTCCGCGCTCACTGGGGATATGTCATCCTCACCATGGTGAACTTCCTGATGACGATTGTGGGCATGACCCTGGTCGATCGAAAGGGTCGCAGGTTCCTGATGATTCTAGGCACCGTGGGCATCACCCTATCTGTAACCGTAGTTGGTACATTATTTTTAAAGACCGAAAAATCCAACGTCGATTGCCAGAATATTGTTCAGCAGATGGTTGGCCCAGGCCAGGAACTCACGCTGCGATTTGACCAGAACGAAGCCAACAAACTGCTTGCCGCCAAGGGGTACACCGGCGGCGAGGTCAACGCCGACCATGCGTCCCTCGCCGTCATTTATTCCTACGGAGACTTCACTGCCGCAACCACATTTGTGCGCTCCGATGATCCAGCCGGAGCTCCCATTCAGGTCACCCGCGCCAGTTGTGTGCCAACGAACAGGATTGAAGCTTTTTTCAAGAACCCTTTCGCGGACCTCAACGCCGCGCGTACTGCGCCGCTCAAGATTGAACGGGCTTTGATCGGTCGCGTGCCCGATGCCAGGCATGGCTGGATGGTGGCAATTGGCCTCTATGCATTTATGGCGTTCTACGCGCTCGGCCCGGGCGTATGCGTGTGGCTTGCGCTATCGGAGTTGATGCCTACGCGCATCCGCTCCAACGGTATGAGCATCGCTCTGGTCATCAACCAGATGGTCTCCACCACGCTCGCAGCCATCTTTCTACCCGTCGTCAGCAAGTATGGCTACTCCACCATGTTCTTTCTTTTCGCGGCCTTTACAGTGGTGTATCTGATCACCGCGGCCTTCTTCCTGCCGGAGACCAAGGGCAAGACTCTTGAGGAAATCGAAGAGTACTTCGAGATGGCAGGCAAAAAGAGACACGCAAATTAA